From the genome of Cellvibrio japonicus Ueda107, one region includes:
- a CDS encoding cellulase family glycosylhydrolase, which yields MICLRPINWLLFLLIVISGVAQAQGYLRAQGQHIVNERGERILLRGVGLGGWMLQEGYMLRLGNLGQQHVIRAKIEALVGAEATAAFYQAWLANHTTKADIDAMARWGFNSVRLPMHYNLYTLPVEQEPVAGQDTWLEQGFALTDQLIAWARANNLYVILDLHAAPGGQGNDLPISDRNPDTPSLWQSEANRQKTIALWRKLAQRYANEPAVGGYDIINEPNWGFENPEDKNGCKETQNQPLRQLLVDITRAIREVDDKHMIIIEGNCWGNNYAGILPPWDKNLVLSFHKYWNYNQLADIQGHLDLREKYNMPLWLGEAGENSNLWFTDAIRLVESQGIGWAWWPLKKIGFNNPLEIQPNADYWKLVDYWQGKAERPTPAVAKKALMQLATHDLRYEHNRIHTDVVDAMLRQPHSAMTIPFKAHRITRRGGKIAAVDFDVGLSGHAYWDKDSANYHVSTGSERMPWNRGRVYRNEGVDIAHDDKRKAYYVNHIEAGEWLEYTIEVDKAAHYTISASVRAAVAESRLGVRVNQVEQVEQALAASADWYNQVLGVVELQQGTNKVRVQTSTGGFELLSLGIGAVR from the coding sequence GTGATTTGTCTACGGCCTATCAATTGGTTGCTGTTTTTACTCATCGTCATTTCGGGTGTTGCACAGGCCCAGGGTTATCTGCGTGCGCAGGGGCAACACATCGTTAATGAGCGGGGGGAGAGGATTTTACTGCGCGGTGTTGGCCTGGGCGGCTGGATGTTGCAGGAGGGCTATATGCTGCGCCTCGGCAATCTCGGCCAGCAGCATGTGATTCGCGCAAAAATAGAGGCGCTGGTTGGCGCTGAGGCAACGGCGGCGTTTTACCAGGCCTGGCTGGCCAACCACACCACCAAGGCCGATATCGATGCCATGGCGCGCTGGGGATTTAATTCGGTGCGCCTGCCCATGCACTACAACCTTTACACCCTGCCTGTAGAGCAGGAGCCTGTCGCGGGGCAGGACACCTGGCTGGAGCAGGGCTTTGCCTTGACGGACCAATTAATTGCCTGGGCCAGGGCCAACAATCTGTATGTGATCCTGGATTTGCACGCAGCGCCGGGTGGACAGGGCAACGACCTGCCTATTTCAGACCGCAATCCCGACACCCCTTCGCTCTGGCAGAGCGAAGCCAACCGGCAAAAAACCATCGCGCTCTGGCGCAAATTGGCGCAGCGCTACGCCAATGAACCGGCCGTGGGCGGTTACGACATTATCAACGAACCCAATTGGGGTTTTGAAAATCCCGAGGACAAAAACGGCTGCAAGGAAACCCAAAACCAGCCGCTCAGGCAATTGCTGGTGGACATCACGCGCGCTATCCGCGAAGTGGATGACAAACACATGATTATTATCGAGGGCAATTGCTGGGGTAATAACTACGCCGGCATTCTCCCGCCCTGGGATAAGAACCTGGTGCTCAGTTTCCATAAATACTGGAATTACAATCAGCTCGCCGATATCCAGGGCCATCTCGATCTGCGCGAAAAATACAATATGCCGCTCTGGCTCGGGGAAGCGGGCGAAAATTCCAACCTCTGGTTTACCGATGCCATTCGCCTGGTGGAGTCCCAGGGCATCGGTTGGGCCTGGTGGCCGTTAAAGAAAATCGGTTTTAACAATCCGCTTGAAATACAACCCAATGCAGATTACTGGAAACTGGTGGATTACTGGCAGGGAAAAGCTGAACGACCGACACCGGCTGTGGCGAAAAAGGCACTGATGCAACTGGCAACCCATGACCTGCGCTATGAACATAATCGTATACACACTGACGTTGTCGATGCGATGTTGCGTCAACCCCATTCAGCGATGACCATCCCTTTCAAGGCGCATCGCATTACCAGGCGGGGTGGAAAAATTGCGGCGGTAGATTTTGATGTGGGACTGAGTGGGCATGCCTATTGGGATAAGGACTCTGCGAATTATCATGTGTCTACCGGCAGTGAGCGCATGCCCTGGAACCGCGGCAGGGTATACCGGAATGAGGGTGTCGATATTGCCCATGATGACAAGCGCAAGGCCTATTATGTGAATCACATAGAAGCCGGTGAGTGGTTGGAATATACGATTGAGGTTGACAAGGCCGCGCACTATACAATTTCTGCAAGCGTGCGTGCTGCTGTAGCGGAAAGTCGCCTGGGAGTGCGTGTCAACCAGGTGGAGCAGGTTGAACAAGCCCTGGCTGCCTCCGCGGATTGGTACAACCAGGTATTGGGCGTTGTCGAATTGCAGCAGGGCACCAATAAGGTTCGTGTGCAAACCTCGACCGGCGGCTTTGAATTATTATCATTGGGTATAGGGGCTGTTCGTTAA